One stretch of Gammaproteobacteria bacterium DNA includes these proteins:
- a CDS encoding ABC transporter permease — protein QAVGAIGNIVIFPQMFLSGVFFPIKAMPDVVQPVARVLPLTPVVDSMREIANNGMALVEIMPSLLGVAVWIVISFALATRLFVWKEVVN, from the coding sequence GCAGGCAGTGGGTGCTATTGGCAATATTGTGATCTTCCCGCAGATGTTCCTGTCAGGTGTGTTCTTCCCCATCAAGGCGATGCCTGATGTAGTCCAGCCCGTGGCGCGGGTGCTGCCACTCACCCCTGTGGTGGACAGCATGCGGGAGATCGCCAACAACGGCATGGCGCTCGTTGAAATCATGCCGAGCCTGCTTGGAGTTGCCGTCTGGATCGTGATCAGTTTCGCCCTGGCAACACGGCTATTTGTCTGGAAGGAAGTAGTGAATTAG